In one window of Burkholderia cepacia ATCC 25416 DNA:
- a CDS encoding acyl-CoA dehydrogenase family protein: MTARDAVDPRDALRDALAALPDLATAIGQDAAQREARRELPFDGFARFRRSALGVLRIPVARGGLGGTLVDLFDTIATLAAADSNLAHALRIHYDQTETLRLSPRTPFNDVQLERALAGAIFGGASTERGTSRPGENTTVLRRDGEHYRVTGRKYYSTGTAFADFARINVENEQGDAVAVIIPVARDGVQVLDDWDGMGQRMTASGSLLLDDVQVFADEVAPRDGSTLVGRHCGALRQLHLVATGAGIVRNVVADARRYVLAHGRPVLHSPAPTARDDHFIQQVVGELSAHSHAIDALVRENARALDRSADAIEAGDADADARVLDSALATARTQLIVSKLALHAAERLFEVGGASATAREHNFDRHWRNLRTIFSHNPLLHKARVIGDYDLNGVTTHLTEGRVF; the protein is encoded by the coding sequence ATGACCGCCCGTGATGCCGTCGATCCGCGCGACGCGTTGCGCGACGCGCTCGCCGCACTGCCCGATCTCGCGACCGCGATCGGGCAGGATGCCGCGCAACGCGAGGCGCGTCGCGAGTTGCCGTTCGACGGCTTCGCACGCTTCCGGCGCTCGGCGCTGGGTGTGCTGCGGATTCCGGTCGCGCGTGGCGGCCTCGGCGGCACGCTGGTCGACCTGTTCGACACGATCGCGACGCTGGCCGCCGCCGATTCGAATCTCGCGCACGCGCTGCGAATCCACTACGACCAGACCGAGACGCTGCGGCTGTCGCCGCGCACGCCGTTCAACGACGTGCAGCTCGAGCGGGCACTGGCCGGCGCGATCTTCGGCGGTGCGTCGACCGAGCGCGGCACGTCGCGGCCGGGCGAGAACACCACCGTGCTGCGCCGGGACGGCGAGCACTATCGCGTGACGGGGCGCAAATACTATTCGACCGGCACCGCGTTCGCCGATTTCGCGCGCATCAACGTGGAGAACGAGCAGGGCGACGCGGTCGCCGTGATCATTCCCGTCGCGCGCGACGGCGTGCAGGTGCTCGACGACTGGGACGGCATGGGCCAGCGCATGACCGCGAGCGGCAGCCTGCTGCTCGACGACGTGCAGGTGTTCGCGGACGAAGTGGCCCCGCGCGACGGCTCGACGCTCGTCGGCCGCCATTGCGGCGCGCTGCGCCAGCTGCATCTCGTCGCGACGGGCGCGGGCATCGTGCGCAACGTGGTTGCCGATGCGCGCCGTTACGTGCTCGCGCACGGCCGCCCGGTGCTGCACAGCCCGGCGCCGACCGCGCGCGACGATCACTTCATCCAGCAGGTCGTCGGCGAACTGTCCGCGCACAGTCACGCGATCGACGCGCTCGTGCGCGAAAACGCGCGGGCGCTCGACCGTTCCGCCGACGCGATCGAGGCCGGCGACGCCGATGCGGATGCACGCGTGCTCGACAGCGCGCTCGCAACCGCGCGTACGCAGCTCATCGTCAGCAAGCTCGCGCTGCACGCGGCCGAGCGGCTGTTCGAAGTCGGCGGGGCATCGGCGACGGCGCGCGAACACAACTTCGACCGGCACTGGCGCAACCTGCGCACGATCTTCAGCCACAACCCGCTGCTGCACAAGGCGCGCGTGATCGGCGACTACGACCTGAACGGCGTGACGACGCACCTCACCGAAGGCCGCGTGTTCTGA
- a CDS encoding DKNYY domain-containing protein: MTLQELEKLMRSLFEDESLDIVRDTGYSLSFVVPGKVRDVKAALLARTDPAGWDGEAIHWFYRCDDEDWALYLRSVPHSVYCIATVQSLHARHMQQYEDAARVTPEQQAIYDAEEAQRREEAEARRRRDTRNEPLAPLGGPFHSDGERVWARTGSGHQYRALNNFDLGSFRHLVDHFAVDASGLRYYAGGAAFSYDDAGEGLVADGDAATLEPLGGGWYRDARQAYHVERDIHDPDRGPCRLTVVKADVASLTHIGGAYARDAKHLFCAGVRKRGIDDPAGVVSLGYRYARLGAQILYDGKIVTKPGRVDVETARGVFHDMLIDADGHVLWGKNYRKPLPGIDARSLRFLNWAFAVDDQRVYYRTNTNLAVCEGVDRASVEVVPPIRIRDKHGLIDIRYPEGIVRVPDPSTES, from the coding sequence ATGACCTTGCAAGAACTCGAAAAACTGATGCGAAGCCTGTTCGAGGATGAGAGCCTCGACATCGTCCGTGACACCGGCTACAGCCTTTCCTTCGTCGTGCCCGGCAAGGTCCGGGACGTCAAGGCCGCGCTGCTCGCGCGCACCGACCCGGCCGGATGGGACGGTGAGGCAATCCACTGGTTCTACCGGTGCGACGACGAGGACTGGGCGCTGTATCTGCGCTCGGTTCCGCATTCGGTGTACTGCATCGCGACCGTGCAGTCGCTGCATGCGCGCCACATGCAGCAGTACGAGGATGCGGCGCGGGTCACGCCGGAGCAGCAGGCCATCTACGACGCCGAGGAGGCACAGCGCCGTGAGGAGGCGGAAGCGCGGCGGCGGCGCGACACGCGCAACGAGCCGCTTGCCCCGCTCGGCGGGCCGTTCCACAGCGATGGCGAACGCGTCTGGGCCCGCACCGGCAGCGGGCATCAGTATCGCGCGCTCAACAACTTCGATCTGGGCAGCTTCCGGCACCTGGTCGACCACTTTGCCGTCGATGCGTCGGGGCTGCGCTACTACGCGGGCGGCGCCGCGTTCAGCTACGACGATGCCGGCGAAGGGCTCGTTGCCGACGGCGATGCCGCCACGCTGGAACCCCTGGGCGGCGGCTGGTATCGCGATGCACGGCAGGCTTACCACGTCGAGCGCGACATCCACGATCCCGATCGCGGCCCATGCCGCCTGACCGTCGTCAAGGCCGACGTGGCCAGCCTGACGCATATCGGCGGCGCGTACGCGCGGGATGCGAAGCACCTGTTCTGCGCCGGTGTGCGCAAGCGCGGCATCGACGATCCGGCCGGCGTGGTGAGCCTCGGCTACCGGTATGCGCGGCTCGGCGCGCAGATCCTTTACGACGGCAAGATCGTGACGAAGCCGGGGCGCGTCGACGTCGAGACCGCGCGCGGCGTCTTTCACGACATGCTGATCGACGCCGACGGTCACGTGCTGTGGGGGAAGAACTACCGCAAGCCGTTGCCGGGAATCGACGCACGAAGCCTGCGCTTTCTGAACTGGGCCTTTGCGGTCGACGACCAGCGCGTGTACTACCGCACCAATACGAACCTGGCCGTGTGCGAGGGCGTCGACCGTGCGAGCGTGGAGGTCGTGCCGCCGATCCGCATCCGCGACAAGCACGGGCTGATCGACATCCGGTATCCGGAGGGCATCGTGCGCGTACCCGACCCGTCGACGGAATCGTGA
- a CDS encoding helix-turn-helix domain-containing protein: MHEILPVGTIGALANLIRAARLQQGFTRDELANATGLSPKFISQVEAGKPTAQVGKILLLLGELGITLLAQSSIEISAANVLKAAQRRRSRHGE, translated from the coding sequence ATGCACGAGATCCTGCCCGTCGGCACGATCGGCGCACTCGCCAACCTTATCCGCGCGGCACGGCTCCAGCAGGGATTTACGCGGGACGAACTCGCGAACGCCACGGGGCTTTCGCCGAAATTCATCAGCCAGGTGGAGGCCGGGAAACCCACCGCGCAGGTCGGCAAGATCCTGCTGCTGCTCGGCGAACTGGGCATCACTCTGCTCGCGCAATCGTCCATCGAGATTTCGGCGGCAAACGTGCTGAAGGCCGCGCAACGCCGCAGGAGCCGCCATGGCGAGTAG